One genomic segment of Amycolatopsis sp. WQ 127309 includes these proteins:
- a CDS encoding inorganic phosphate transporter, with amino-acid sequence MTGTAALVAVIVLTLVFDYTNGFHDAANAIASAVSTRALTLRAALVLAAVMNLAGALLSTGIAATVAKGIIDVPVGPDALTVVFAALVGATVWNLITWYFGLPSSSSHSLIGGMVGAALAAASTVHWAGIAEKVLIPMVASPLLGLVLGYLAMVGALWLLRRANPHRSGRVFRRFQIVSASALALGHGLQDAQKGMGVIVLALVAAGQQKTFDVPLWVTLACAAALSLGTYSGGLRIMRTLGRRVFPLDPPHGFVAESVASSVLYVTAFAVKAPISTTHVITAAIMGVGATRRLSAVRWGIARDIVLGWVLTFPAAAAVSAAVFFGISALT; translated from the coding sequence GTGACCGGGACGGCCGCCCTGGTCGCCGTCATCGTGCTGACCCTGGTCTTCGACTACACCAACGGTTTCCACGACGCGGCCAACGCGATCGCGAGCGCGGTGTCGACGCGCGCGCTCACCCTGCGGGCCGCGCTCGTCCTGGCCGCGGTGATGAACTTGGCCGGTGCGCTCCTGTCCACCGGCATCGCCGCGACGGTGGCGAAGGGGATCATCGACGTCCCGGTCGGCCCGGACGCGCTCACCGTGGTCTTCGCCGCGCTCGTGGGCGCGACCGTCTGGAACCTGATCACCTGGTACTTCGGGCTCCCGTCGTCGTCCTCGCACTCGCTGATCGGCGGGATGGTCGGTGCCGCGCTGGCCGCGGCGAGCACCGTGCACTGGGCCGGCATCGCCGAGAAGGTGCTGATCCCGATGGTGGCCTCGCCGCTGCTCGGGCTGGTGCTGGGCTACCTCGCGATGGTCGGCGCGCTGTGGCTGCTGCGCCGGGCGAACCCGCACCGCAGCGGCCGGGTGTTCCGCCGCTTCCAGATCGTCTCCGCGTCGGCGCTCGCGCTCGGCCACGGCCTGCAGGACGCCCAGAAGGGCATGGGCGTGATCGTCCTGGCCCTGGTGGCCGCGGGGCAGCAGAAGACGTTCGACGTCCCGCTGTGGGTGACCCTGGCCTGCGCCGCGGCGCTGTCGCTCGGGACCTACTCCGGCGGCCTGCGGATCATGCGGACGCTCGGGCGCCGCGTGTTCCCGCTCGACCCGCCGCACGGGTTCGTCGCGGAGTCGGTGGCGTCGTCGGTGCTGTACGTGACGGCGTTCGCGGTGAAGGCCCCGATCTCGACGACGCACGTGATCACCGCGGCGATCATGGGCGTCGGCGCGACCCGGCGGCTCTCGGCGGTGCGCTGGGGCATCGCGCGGGACATCGTGCTGGGCTGGGTCCTGACCTTCCCGGCGGCGGCCGCGGTGTCGGCGGCGGTGTTCTTCGGGATCAGCGCCCTCACCTGA
- a CDS encoding DUF47 domain-containing protein, whose amino-acid sequence MRFTPRGTKFFDLLTDAAKNLVTATALLRDLVAAEPADREPIAGRLHEVEHQGDELMHTIMVELNSSFVTPFDREDIQALASKIDDVLDFMDTAADLAVLYRIQAFPPGVDLLVQALGRCAELTAEAMPGLAKVGELEPYWIEVNELENEADRIYRRVLAQLFEPGADALEVLKTKEVVEQFELAADAFEHVADVVQTIAVKES is encoded by the coding sequence ATGCGCTTCACCCCACGGGGCACGAAGTTCTTCGACCTGCTGACCGACGCGGCGAAGAACCTCGTGACCGCCACGGCGCTGCTGCGCGACCTCGTCGCCGCGGAGCCCGCCGACCGGGAACCGATCGCGGGCCGGCTGCACGAGGTCGAACACCAGGGTGACGAGCTCATGCACACGATCATGGTCGAGCTCAACAGCTCGTTCGTCACGCCGTTCGACCGCGAGGACATCCAGGCGCTCGCCTCGAAGATCGACGACGTGCTGGACTTCATGGACACCGCCGCCGACCTGGCCGTGCTCTACCGGATCCAGGCGTTCCCGCCCGGCGTCGACCTGCTTGTGCAGGCGCTCGGCCGGTGTGCGGAGCTGACGGCGGAGGCGATGCCGGGCCTGGCGAAGGTGGGCGAGCTCGAGCCGTACTGGATCGAGGTCAACGAGCTGGAGAACGAGGCCGACCGGATCTACCGGCGGGTGCTGGCCCAGCTGTTCGAACCCGGCGCCGACGCCCTCGAAGTCCTGAAGACCAAGGAGGTCGTCGAGCAGTTCGAGCTGGCCGCCGACGCCTTCGAGCACGTGGCCGACGTGGTGCAGACCATCGCGGTCAAGGAGTCGTAG
- a CDS encoding threonine/serine dehydratase — MPGTRLDLGRIQAARAVIDPVFLDTPLYPCEPLGRALGCRVSVKLETANPVRSFKGRGTEVVVSGLGGRAAVCASAGNLGQALAWSARGRGVDVTVVAARSAPAVKLERIRALGARLELVDGDFDEARERAVAIAGHDGIRLVEDSLDLETCEGAATIGLELLDTPFDTVLIALGGGAMATGIGHVLKTRAPGVEVVCVQPAGAPAMTRSWRERRVVTTDSTSTIADGVAGRRPIREVLGDLLLVADDAVLVREESIITGMRLLLEHAGLVVEPSAALGVAAVLEDRDRFAGRHVGVVVCGGNVDLAAYHRWLGTGLP, encoded by the coding sequence ATGCCCGGAACGCGTCTCGACCTCGGCCGCATCCAGGCGGCTCGCGCGGTGATCGACCCGGTCTTCCTCGACACCCCGCTGTACCCCTGCGAGCCGCTCGGGCGGGCGCTCGGGTGCCGGGTGAGCGTCAAGCTGGAGACGGCGAACCCGGTGCGCAGCTTCAAGGGCCGCGGTACCGAGGTCGTCGTCAGCGGCCTGGGCGGGCGGGCCGCGGTGTGCGCCAGCGCGGGCAACCTCGGCCAGGCCCTCGCCTGGTCCGCGCGGGGCCGCGGGGTGGACGTCACCGTCGTGGCGGCGCGGTCCGCGCCCGCGGTCAAGCTCGAGCGCATCCGCGCGCTGGGCGCCCGGCTGGAACTGGTCGACGGCGACTTCGACGAGGCGCGCGAGCGGGCCGTGGCCATCGCCGGGCACGACGGGATCCGGCTGGTCGAGGACAGCCTGGACCTCGAGACGTGCGAAGGCGCGGCGACCATCGGCCTGGAGCTGCTGGACACGCCGTTCGACACCGTCCTGATCGCGCTCGGCGGCGGCGCGATGGCCACCGGGATCGGCCACGTCCTGAAGACGCGCGCGCCCGGCGTCGAGGTCGTCTGCGTCCAGCCGGCGGGCGCGCCGGCGATGACGCGGTCCTGGCGGGAGCGGCGCGTCGTCACCACGGACTCGACCAGCACCATCGCCGACGGCGTCGCGGGACGGCGGCCCATTCGCGAGGTCCTCGGCGACCTGCTGCTCGTCGCCGACGACGCGGTCCTGGTGCGGGAGGAATCGATCATCACCGGGATGCGGTTGCTGCTGGAGCACGCGGGGCTGGTCGTCGAACCGTCGGCGGCACTGGGGGTCGCGGCGGTGCTCGAGGACCGGGACCGGTTCGCCGGCCGGCACGTCGGCGTCGTCGTCTGCGGCGGCAACGTCGACCTGGCCGCCTACCACCGCTGGCTCGGCACCGGCCTCCCGTAG
- a CDS encoding universal stress protein translates to MKDRNRTVVVGVDGSGASMAAVAWAAKVASARHLELEIVHGLRSTELRHDDGMAGTDVLFDAVRQDGDRVVAGSRKVAASIDEDLVVTAKTPAESPAPLLVGLSRQARMVVVGASGSGGFTGMLLGTTAATLVDHAHSPVAVIRGRHGTAHVPESGPVVVGVDGSATSELAIAAAFEEASFRGAPLVAVHAWSDVTYEDFYGAVRIMPQWESAREDEERLLAQRLAGWQEKYPDVGIRRVLCRDRPRHALLEAAQTAQLVVAGNRGRGGFAGMLLGSTSQALVQHAACTVLVVRLESRR, encoded by the coding sequence ATGAAGGACAGGAACCGGACGGTCGTGGTGGGCGTCGACGGCTCGGGCGCGTCGATGGCGGCCGTGGCGTGGGCCGCGAAGGTGGCGTCCGCCCGGCACCTCGAGCTCGAGATCGTGCACGGGCTGCGGTCCACCGAGCTCCGTCACGACGACGGCATGGCGGGCACCGACGTCCTGTTCGACGCGGTGCGCCAGGACGGCGACCGGGTCGTCGCCGGCTCCCGGAAAGTGGCCGCGTCGATCGACGAGGACCTGGTGGTCACGGCGAAGACGCCGGCCGAGTCCCCGGCGCCGCTGCTCGTCGGGCTGTCGAGGCAGGCCCGGATGGTCGTCGTCGGCGCGTCCGGCTCGGGTGGCTTCACCGGGATGCTCCTCGGCACGACCGCGGCCACCCTCGTCGACCACGCGCACTCGCCGGTGGCGGTGATCCGGGGGCGCCACGGCACGGCGCACGTCCCGGAGTCGGGCCCGGTCGTGGTCGGGGTCGACGGGAGCGCGACGAGCGAGCTCGCGATCGCCGCGGCGTTCGAGGAGGCGTCGTTCCGCGGCGCGCCCCTCGTCGCGGTGCACGCCTGGAGCGACGTCACCTACGAGGACTTCTACGGCGCGGTGCGGATCATGCCGCAGTGGGAGTCGGCGCGGGAGGACGAGGAGCGGCTGCTGGCCCAGCGGCTGGCGGGCTGGCAGGAGAAGTACCCGGACGTCGGGATCCGCCGGGTCCTGTGCCGCGACCGCCCCCGCCACGCCCTGCTCGAAGCCGCGCAGACGGCCCAGCTGGTCGTGGCAGGCAACCGCGGCCGCGGCGGCTTCGCCGGGATGCTGCTCGGTTCGACGAGCCAGGCACTGGTGCAGCACGCCGCCTGCACGGTCCTCGTGGTCCGGCTGGAGTCCCGGCGCTGA
- a CDS encoding LacI family DNA-binding transcriptional regulator, with amino-acid sequence MKRLTISDIADAAGVSTGAVSYALNGKPGVSAATRERVLEIADRMGWRPSTAARALTRSRSGAIGLIVDRPAQVLGIEPFFMQLVSGIEMALRPDPSTALMLAVTDDRDAEIQTYRRWWAERRVDGVIVVDLHENDIRTGVLAEIGLPAVALGYPQSAEVPCVWADDAAPMEEAVGYLAALGHRRIARVAGPDRFAHTLRRDEAFTKAAETHRLEWSKTVHGDYSGDSGARAARRLLSERDRATAVIFDNDVMALSAMAAAQEMGVSVPEQLSIVSWDDSALCRLVRPAVTALDRHITQHGVLAIETLNEILAVGAAGHVQAPAPILMPRASTGRAPQDR; translated from the coding sequence ATGAAGCGGCTGACCATCTCGGACATCGCGGACGCGGCCGGGGTGTCGACGGGAGCGGTGTCCTACGCGCTCAACGGGAAGCCGGGGGTGTCGGCGGCCACGCGCGAACGCGTGCTGGAGATCGCCGACCGGATGGGCTGGCGGCCCAGCACCGCCGCCCGCGCGCTGACCCGGTCCCGGTCGGGCGCGATCGGGCTGATCGTCGACCGGCCCGCCCAGGTGCTGGGCATCGAGCCGTTCTTCATGCAGCTGGTCTCCGGCATCGAGATGGCGCTGCGCCCGGACCCCTCGACGGCGTTGATGCTGGCCGTCACCGACGACCGGGACGCCGAGATCCAGACCTACCGCCGCTGGTGGGCCGAGCGGCGCGTCGACGGCGTCATCGTGGTCGACCTGCACGAGAACGACATCCGCACCGGCGTCCTGGCCGAGATCGGGCTGCCCGCCGTCGCGCTCGGCTACCCGCAGTCGGCCGAGGTGCCGTGCGTGTGGGCCGACGACGCGGCCCCGATGGAGGAGGCGGTCGGCTACCTCGCGGCGCTCGGGCACCGGCGGATCGCCCGGGTCGCCGGGCCGGACCGGTTCGCGCACACGCTGCGCCGGGACGAGGCGTTCACCAAAGCGGCCGAGACGCACCGGCTGGAGTGGTCGAAGACCGTCCACGGCGACTACTCGGGCGACAGCGGAGCCCGGGCGGCGCGGCGCCTGCTGTCGGAGCGCGACCGCGCGACGGCGGTGATCTTCGACAACGACGTGATGGCGTTGTCGGCGATGGCCGCGGCCCAGGAGATGGGCGTCTCGGTGCCCGAGCAGCTGTCCATCGTGTCCTGGGACGATTCCGCGCTGTGCCGGCTGGTCCGCCCGGCGGTGACGGCGCTGGACCGGCACATCACCCAGCACGGCGTGCTGGCCATCGAGACGCTCAACGAGATCCTGGCCGTCGGCGCGGCCGGGCACGTCCAGGCGCCGGCCCCGATCCTGATGCCCCGGGCGAGCACCGGCCGGGCTCCGCAGGACCGCTGA
- a CDS encoding ABC transporter permease — translation MRFLGKKLMFYAVALLAALSLNFLIPRLAPGNPVDAVLARQSSMAPVSPEARHSLELLLGVNDRPLWQQYLAYLGQIFTGDLGRSVTFFPAPVGDIIGQALPWTLGLVGVATVVSFTLGISLGALAGWFRRGVVDSLVAGSTMLAAIPYFWLALAALYFLSAGVGWFPLGLGYDVEIEPGWSGEFVGDVVYHALLPALTIVVSSLAGWLLGMRNMMVSTLAEDYVVTAQAKGLSLRRVMVTYAARNAVLPSVSGVAVSLGFVVGGAIVTEAVFSYPGIGFTLLQAVRNSDYPLMQGIFLIITLAVLGANLLVDLLYAVIDPRVRTTAEAGAR, via the coding sequence ATGCGGTTCCTCGGCAAGAAGCTGATGTTCTACGCGGTCGCGCTGCTCGCGGCGCTGTCGCTGAACTTCCTCATTCCCCGCCTCGCGCCCGGCAACCCGGTGGACGCGGTGCTGGCCCGGCAGTCGTCGATGGCGCCGGTCTCCCCGGAGGCCCGGCACTCGCTGGAACTGCTGCTGGGCGTCAACGATCGCCCGCTGTGGCAGCAGTACCTGGCCTACCTCGGGCAGATCTTCACCGGCGACCTCGGCCGCTCGGTGACGTTCTTCCCGGCGCCGGTCGGGGACATCATCGGCCAGGCCCTGCCGTGGACGCTGGGCCTGGTCGGCGTGGCGACGGTCGTGTCGTTCACGCTCGGCATCTCGCTGGGCGCGCTGGCGGGCTGGTTCCGGCGCGGGGTCGTGGACTCGCTCGTCGCGGGGTCGACGATGCTCGCCGCCATCCCGTACTTCTGGCTCGCGCTGGCCGCGCTGTACTTCCTCTCGGCCGGCGTGGGCTGGTTCCCGCTCGGCCTCGGCTACGACGTCGAGATCGAGCCCGGCTGGTCGGGCGAGTTCGTCGGCGACGTCGTGTACCACGCGCTGCTGCCGGCGCTCACGATCGTCGTCAGCTCGCTGGCCGGCTGGCTGCTGGGGATGCGGAACATGATGGTGTCCACGCTCGCCGAGGACTACGTCGTCACGGCGCAGGCGAAAGGGCTCAGCCTCCGGCGGGTGATGGTCACCTACGCCGCCCGCAACGCCGTCCTGCCGAGCGTGTCCGGCGTCGCGGTGTCGCTCGGGTTCGTCGTCGGCGGCGCGATCGTCACCGAAGCCGTGTTCTCCTACCCCGGCATCGGGTTCACGCTGCTGCAGGCGGTCCGCAACAGCGACTACCCGTTGATGCAGGGCATCTTCCTGATCATCACCCTCGCGGTGCTCGGCGCGAACCTGCTGGTCGACCTGCTCTACGCGGTCATCGACCCGCGCGTGCGCACCACGGCGGAAGCAGGTGCCCGATGA
- a CDS encoding ABC transporter substrate-binding protein: protein MKAGRHRRLLAPAAVVLALGLALSSCSSTATGTDGVIITANTGASGAFVRNFNPFLPNQAQAGYGGTIYESLLFFDMAERRPPVPQLATAATFSPDGKTLTVTTRDGVKWQDGQAFTAQDVAFTFDAMIKHPELNTNGLTLAAATAPDDHTAKITFGRPAFNQLWGAAGRTLIVPKHIWEKIADPATELNPDPVGTGPFTLDSFSPQTFLLKKNPNYWEQGKPAIDGVRFISFSDNTSANQSLLAGKIDWGNTFVPDPRKNWVAKDPKTHLVPSAGIYQTSLVPNLTAWPTNDLAVRQAMNLALDRKRIVDTVYFGIAKVPSPELLQTPRDDGFRITGPVTRDPAAARAALEKAGYTRGADGIYVDKGSRRLDVSIKVVTGYTDYIQALQLMQQQFAEAGIALTVQQVSSAQFNSDRSTGTFQLLIDGLGGKPDPYQLYNQVLASATTAPIGQKAASNWSRFSDPQVDAALAAMAGTDDEAVLKQRAQEIGRVLVDKLPYVPVFQNSPNATFLATKVTGWPTDDNLFALSRADVFPDTGFVAKNLKPVK from the coding sequence ATGAAGGCCGGAAGGCACCGCCGCCTGCTCGCCCCCGCCGCCGTCGTCCTCGCGCTCGGCCTCGCCCTGAGTTCGTGCTCCAGCACCGCGACCGGCACCGACGGCGTGATCATCACCGCCAACACCGGCGCGTCGGGCGCGTTCGTCCGCAACTTCAACCCGTTCCTGCCCAACCAGGCCCAGGCGGGTTACGGCGGCACGATCTACGAGTCGCTGCTGTTCTTCGACATGGCCGAACGCCGTCCGCCGGTGCCGCAGCTGGCCACCGCGGCGACCTTCTCCCCCGACGGCAAGACGCTCACCGTCACCACCCGCGACGGCGTGAAGTGGCAGGACGGGCAGGCGTTCACCGCGCAGGACGTCGCCTTCACCTTCGACGCCATGATCAAGCACCCCGAGCTCAACACCAACGGGCTGACGCTGGCCGCCGCGACCGCGCCGGACGACCACACCGCGAAGATCACCTTCGGCCGGCCCGCGTTCAACCAGCTGTGGGGCGCGGCGGGCCGCACCCTGATCGTGCCGAAGCACATCTGGGAGAAGATCGCCGATCCCGCCACCGAGCTGAACCCGGACCCGGTCGGCACCGGGCCGTTCACCCTCGACTCGTTCTCCCCGCAGACGTTCCTGCTCAAGAAGAACCCGAACTACTGGGAGCAGGGCAAGCCGGCCATCGACGGCGTCCGCTTCATCTCCTTCAGCGACAACACGAGCGCGAACCAGTCGCTGCTGGCCGGGAAGATCGACTGGGGCAACACCTTCGTGCCCGACCCGCGGAAGAACTGGGTCGCGAAGGACCCGAAGACCCACCTCGTCCCGTCCGCCGGGATCTACCAGACCAGCCTCGTGCCGAACCTGACGGCCTGGCCGACGAACGACCTCGCCGTGCGGCAGGCGATGAACCTGGCGCTGGACCGCAAACGGATCGTCGACACCGTCTACTTCGGCATCGCCAAAGTGCCGAGCCCCGAGCTGCTGCAGACCCCGCGCGACGACGGCTTCCGGATCACCGGCCCGGTCACCCGCGACCCCGCCGCCGCGCGGGCCGCGCTGGAGAAGGCCGGCTACACCCGTGGCGCGGACGGCATCTACGTCGACAAGGGCAGCCGCCGCCTCGACGTCTCGATCAAGGTCGTCACCGGCTACACCGACTACATCCAGGCGCTGCAGCTGATGCAGCAGCAGTTCGCCGAAGCCGGGATCGCGTTGACCGTGCAGCAGGTTTCGAGCGCCCAGTTCAACTCCGACCGCTCCACCGGCACCTTCCAGCTGCTCATCGACGGCCTGGGCGGCAAGCCCGACCCGTACCAGCTCTACAACCAGGTGCTCGCCTCGGCGACGACCGCGCCGATCGGGCAGAAGGCCGCGTCGAACTGGTCGCGCTTCTCCGACCCGCAGGTCGACGCCGCGCTGGCCGCGATGGCCGGCACCGACGACGAGGCCGTGCTCAAGCAGCGCGCCCAGGAGATCGGCCGCGTGCTGGTCGACAAGCTGCCCTACGTCCCGGTCTTCCAGAACAGCCCGAACGCGACGTTCCTCGCCACGAAGGTCACCGGCTGGCCGACCGACGACAACCTCTTCGCGTTGTCGCGGGCGGACGTCTTCCCCGACACCGGGTTCGTCGCCAAGAACCTGAAGCCGGTCAAGTAG
- a CDS encoding universal stress protein has protein sequence MTAPRGAVVAGVDGSAAAVHAAVWAGAEARRRRRPLRLVHVHALPQVHAPIAAGTHDQVRAGLAERAGSRLAEARTAVLAQSPGLDIGSAAREWSPVTALVQESRNAELVVLGSRGLGGFTGMLAGSTAVSVVAHAHCPVVVVRGLAPAAGPVVVGADGSADSDAALAFACEEARLRGSTLTAVHTWSDLVADGVLRPHPLQDNGSEIDQAERAKLADQVGGWREKFPDLTIDLDVTRGRPVRTLLERGEHAQLLVVGCRGLGGFTGMLLGSTGRALIAYAPCPVAVVRPHAAELPDADRLTPAARGAEETR, from the coding sequence GTGACCGCGCCGCGCGGCGCGGTCGTCGCCGGGGTCGACGGCTCGGCCGCCGCGGTGCACGCCGCGGTCTGGGCCGGCGCCGAAGCGCGCCGCCGACGGCGTCCCCTGCGGCTGGTGCACGTCCACGCGCTGCCGCAGGTGCACGCCCCGATCGCGGCCGGCACCCACGACCAGGTGCGCGCCGGGCTGGCCGAGCGCGCCGGAAGCCGGCTCGCCGAGGCGCGGACCGCGGTGCTCGCGCAGTCCCCCGGCCTCGACATCGGGTCCGCCGCGCGGGAGTGGAGCCCGGTCACGGCGCTCGTCCAGGAGTCGCGGAACGCGGAGCTGGTGGTGCTCGGGTCGCGCGGGCTCGGCGGCTTCACCGGGATGCTCGCCGGCTCGACGGCGGTGTCGGTGGTCGCCCACGCGCACTGCCCGGTCGTCGTGGTGCGCGGCCTGGCGCCGGCGGCGGGACCGGTCGTCGTCGGGGCCGACGGCTCGGCCGACAGCGACGCGGCGCTCGCGTTCGCGTGCGAGGAGGCGCGGCTGCGCGGCAGCACGCTCACCGCGGTGCACACCTGGAGCGACCTCGTCGCCGACGGCGTCCTGCGGCCCCATCCGTTGCAGGACAACGGATCCGAGATCGACCAGGCCGAGCGCGCCAAGCTCGCCGACCAGGTGGGCGGCTGGCGGGAGAAGTTCCCGGACCTGACGATCGACCTCGACGTGACGCGCGGCCGCCCGGTCCGGACGCTGCTGGAGCGCGGCGAGCACGCGCAGCTGCTCGTGGTCGGCTGCCGGGGCCTCGGCGGCTTCACCGGCATGCTGCTCGGCTCGACCGGGCGGGCGCTGATCGCGTACGCGCCGTGCCCGGTCGCGGTCGTCCGGCCCCACGCCGCGGAACTGCCCGACGCCGACCGCCTGACGCCGGCCGCCCGAGGAGCCGAGGAGACCCGATGA
- a CDS encoding PhoU domain-containing protein gives MREGFHDDLKRLSELLATMCDLAATAIRQATEALLNADLRVAEQVIAADADLDAHRARCEEDAYSLLALQAPVAGDLRQVLAVVYCAERIERMGDLAAHVADSARYAHPDHAVPAELNPTFLRMGELTAGMAEGVATQIRTGAGGSYRDLREADEAVDALHAELLSGMTGAGWGHGHGEAVAAALATRFYERFADQTVSVAKRLEFANTGDLPG, from the coding sequence GTGCGAGAAGGATTTCACGACGACCTGAAACGTCTGAGCGAGCTGCTGGCGACCATGTGCGACCTGGCGGCGACGGCGATCCGGCAGGCCACCGAGGCCTTGCTGAACGCCGACCTCAGAGTCGCCGAGCAGGTCATCGCCGCCGACGCGGACCTCGACGCCCACCGCGCGCGGTGCGAGGAGGACGCCTACTCGCTGCTCGCCCTGCAGGCCCCGGTCGCCGGCGACCTGCGTCAGGTCCTGGCGGTGGTCTACTGCGCGGAGCGGATCGAGCGGATGGGCGACCTGGCCGCGCACGTCGCCGACAGCGCGCGCTACGCCCACCCCGACCACGCCGTGCCCGCGGAGCTGAACCCGACGTTCCTGCGGATGGGCGAGCTGACCGCCGGCATGGCCGAGGGCGTCGCGACCCAGATCCGCACGGGTGCCGGCGGCAGCTACCGCGACCTGCGCGAAGCGGACGAAGCCGTCGACGCACTGCACGCCGAGCTGCTGTCCGGGATGACGGGTGCCGGCTGGGGCCACGGTCACGGCGAGGCCGTCGCCGCCGCCCTGGCGACGCGGTTCTACGAACGCTTCGCCGACCAGACCGTCTCGGTGGCCAAGCGGCTGGAGTTCGCCAACACCGGAGACCTCCCCGGTTAG